The Streptomyces sp. NBC_00335 DNA window CCGCCGACACCATGCCGCCCGCGCTCCGCTTCTTCCGGGAACTCCGCGAGAACGGCGGCACGCTGATCGTGGTGGACCCGCGCCGCACGCGCACCGCCGAACAAGCCGACCTGCACCTGGCCCCGCGCCCCGGCACGGACCTCGCGCTGGCGCTCGGCCTGCTGCACCTCGTCGTCGCGGGCGGCCACACCGACGAGGCGTTCATCGCCGAGCGCACCAGCGGCTGGGAGGAGGCCCGGGCCGGCGCGATGGCGCACTGGCCGGAGCTGGTGGAGCGCATCACCGGAGTGCCGGTGCCCAAGCTCCGCGAGGCGGTGGCGATGTTCTGTGCCCCCGAATCCGCGATGGTGCTCACCGCACGCGGCCCCGAGCAGCAGTCCAAGGGCGTCGACACCGTCGGAGCCTGGATCAACCTCTGCCTCGCCACCGGCCGGGCCGGCCGCCCGCTCTCCGGCTACGGCTGCCTCACCGGCCAGGGCAACGGCCAGGGCGGTCGCGAACACGGCCAGAAGGCCGACCAGCTCCCCGGCTACCGCAAACTGACCGACCCGGCGGCCCGGGCCCACGTCGCCGGGATCTGGGGGATCGACCCCGACACGCTCCCCGGCCCGGGCCGCAGCGCCTACGAACTCCTCGACGCACTGGGCGGGGACGTCAAGGCCCTCCTCCTCATGGGCTCCAACCCGGTGGTCTCGGCCCCGCGCGCCGGCCACATCGAGGACCGCATCCGCTCCCTGGACTTCCTGGCCGTCGCCGACGTGGTCCTGTCCGAGACGGCGGCCCTGGCCGACGTGGTCCTCCCGGTCACCCAGTGGGCGGAGGAGACCGGCACCACCACCAACCTGGAGGGCCGCGTCCTGCTGCGCCGCCGGGCCCTGACCCCGCCGCCGGGGGTCCGCTCCGACCTGGAGGTCCTGCACGGCCTGGCCACCCGCCTCGGCATGCCGAAGGCCTTCCCGACCGACGCCGAGGAGGTCTTCGAGGAGCTGCGCCGCGCCTCGGCGGGCGGCCCGGCGGACTACTCGGGCATCACGTACGCCCGCATCGAAGCGGAACAGGGCGTCTTCTGGCCCTGTCCGGCGGAGCCCGGCCCCGCCGCCGAGCCCCACCCCGGCACCCCGCGCCTCTTCCTGGACCGCTTCGCCACCGAGGACGGCCGGGCCCGCTTCGTGCCCGTCACCCACCGCGACGCCGCCGAGGTCCCGGACGCGGAGTACCCGCTCCTCCTCACCACCGGCCGGGTCGTCGCCCAGTACCAGTCGGGCGCGCAGACCCGCCGGGTGGACGAGCTCAACGAAGCCGCCCCCGGCCCCTTCGTGGAACTCCACCCGCGCCTCGCGGCCCGCATCGGCGCGGTCGACGGAGCCCCCCTCGCGGTCACCTCCCGGCGCGGCCGCGCGGTGGCCCCGGCCCGGATCACGGACACCATCCGCGCGGACACCGTCTTCATGCCCTTCCACTGGCCGGGCGAGGGCCGCGCGAACACCCTGACGAACCCGGCGCTGGACCCGGTGTCCCGGATGCCGGAGTTCAAGGTCTGCGCGGTCCGGGTGGAACCGGCCTAACGCTCCGCGAAGGTGGGCGCCAGCGCCGCAAGCAGGCGCTCCGCGTAGGACTCGGCGGAGCCGGGGATCGTCGGGTACTCCGTGTGGAACGCGGCCCAGTCCGTCCGCGCGAGTTCCTCGAAGTGCGCGGGGGCAGGGACCGGTTGCCCGCCCCCGCCGACCTCGAATTCGCCGGAGAGCCGGAACACCTCCGCCAGCAGCGGGTACGGCAGCGCGCAGCCCTCCGCCAGCAGAACCGCGTCGTATAGGTCCTTGCCCTGCGGGTACAGGTCCCCGGCCAGCCACAACAGCTTCCAGGCGAGGGACAGTTCCCGGGTGGCCCCCAGCAGCGGGACCCCCGCCACCACCACGGGCTCGGGCAGGGCGGGCAGGGGCTCGTTGAAGACGAAGTCCAGCTGGACCTGGCCGCCCCGCATCCCCGGTGCCGACCAGGGCAGGACCAGCCTGCGCCCCGGAACGCGCTCGTACGTCCAGATGTACTCGGAGACCGCCTCCGAAGCCGGCATCACCAGGCCGCTGTACGGGGCCAGCCGCTCGGCCCCGGCCGCGATCGCGTCCAGCAGGCGCCCGGTGCGGTCCTCCTCGATCATCCAGTCCGCGGGAACCACGACGAAGTCCAGGTCGTGCGGCTCCCGCGCGATCTTCCCGAACCACTGCGCCATCAGCATGCTGCCGCGCAGCACCACCGAATCGGCGTCGCCGGAGGCCCCGACCGCACGCAACGCCACGTCCATCGCCGTCCGCCGGGCCGACCGCCAGGCCTCTCGCGCCGCCGGCTCCGGGATCACCGGATCCAGCGGCCGGTACGCCTCGGAGAAGTGCTTGAGGGCGGGATCGAAGGCCACCGCGGTCGGATCGCCCCGGTCGCCCGTCCGCAGGGTCCGGGGCCGCTCGTCCCTCCGTCGCCGCTGCTCCGCCGCCGCCTCCGCGGGATCGTCCGGACCGCCCGGAATCGACGGTTTCCACTCCTGGCCGCTCATCGCGGGTCCCCCTCCTCGATCCACCCGTCGTCCACCGACAGGTCGCTGTCGTACAGCACGAACTCCCGCTCCTCCGAGCGGATTTCATACCCGGCCCCGGCCAGCGCCGCGACCAGCGCATCGCACGCCGCCCCCGCTTCCGCCGCCGTACCCCACCACCGCTGGGTCACGAAACGTTCCTGCCGCGCCCCCGGCAGGACCCGGCGGGCGTTCCAGGAGACGTGGGCCGCGTGCCGGACCGCCAGGGACTCCAGGGCCGGGCGGTCCCAGTCGACCGGGAGCCGCAGTTTGAGATGGTGTTCGAAGTAGCCGCCGCCCGGCCCCGGGGGCTCCGTGGTCCACGGGACCGTCTCCACCTTGACCCGGACCGGGTCGAAGCCGGCCGCGCGCAGCCGGGGCACCAGGACCTCGTGCCCGCCCCGGTCGGGCAGCGTCAGCATCGGCTGCGAGGTCATCCGGCCCCGGGCCAGCACGATGTGCGTGACTTTCAACTCCCGCTCCACGGCCCACGATTCGAGCCGCGCCAACTCCACCGGGTCCGGGCAGCGCACGGTGACATGGGTTTCGTACACAGACATGACCACGATCCTCTCGGACATGCGTCCGATCCGCATCGGGGTTCCGGTCCGGGGGTAACGATGGGTCACGCACCGGACCCAGAAAGTGGTCGCACGCCCCTCGTGGCAGCGATGTGTCGTACCCCACACTGAGGTGCGGTGCACCCGTCCTCGGAGCCCTGTGGAGGTCGCCCCCGTGCAGACCCAGAGCCTGACCGTCACCGTCAGCCCGCCCGCCGAAGTGCCCGCGGCCGAAGAGCCCGAGCCCGGGGCGGAGGCAGACGCCGTGCACGAGGAGGAGGCGGAGGAGCCCGAGGAGCCAGAAGTCCTGGAGCTGATGGAGAAGGTGCCCACGCCGCGCAAGCGCCCGGCGGAAGGCTCCGGCGGAGCGGGACCGTCCGCCGACCTCTTCCGGCAGTACCTGCGCGAGATAGGCAGGATCCCGCTGCTCACCGCCGTCGAGGAGGTCGAGCTCGCGCGCCGCGTGGAAGCGGGCCTGTTCGCGGAGGAGAAGCTCGGCAGCGGAGCCCCGCTCGACCTGCAGCTCACCCTCGACCTCGACAAGCTCGTGGTCATGGGCCGCATGGCCAAGCGCCGCCTCATCGAGTCGAACCTGCGGCTCGTCGTCTCCGTGGCCAAGCGCTACGTCGGCCGCGGACTGACCATGCTCGACCTGGTCCAGGAGGGGAACCTCGGACTGATCCGCGCCGTCGAGAAGTTCGACTACGCCCGCGGCTACAAGTTCTCCACCTACGCCACCTGGTGGATCCGCCAGGCCATGTCCCGGGCACTGGCCGACCAGGCCCGCACCATCCGGGTCCCCGTCCACGTCGTGGAGCTGATCAACCGCGTCGTGCGCGTCCAGCGCCGCATGCTCCAGGAGCGGGGGTACGAACCCACCGCCGAAGAGGTCGCCGTCCACCTGGAGCTGACCCCCGAGCGGGTCCTGGAAGTGCTGCGCCTCGCGCAGGAACCGGTCTCCCTGCACGCCCCCGTGGGCGAGGAGGACGATGTCGCGCTCGGCGACCTCATCGAGGACGGGGACGCCGCCTCCCCGGTCGAATCGGCCGCGTTCTTCCTGCTCCGCGAGCACCTCGAAGCGGTGCTCTCCACCCTCGGGGAGCGGGAGCGCAAGGTCGTCCAGCTCCGCTACGGGCTCGCCGACGGGCGGCCGCGCACCCTGGAGGAGATCGGGCGGATCTTCGGGGTGACCCGGGAGCGGATCCGCCAGATCGAGTCCAAGACCCTCAACAAGCTCCGCGACCACGCCTTCGCGGACCAGCTGCGCGGCTATCTGGACTGAGCCCGTACGCGGGCAGGTACGGAAAAGGGGCGCCCCGTAGGGCGCCCCTCCCGGTACCGGCCGCGCTAGTCGACCTCGGCCACCGCCTGCGCGAACTGCGCCGCGTACAGCCGCGCGTAGGCGCCGCCCGAGAGCAGCAGCTCCTCGTGCGTGCCCTGTTCCACGATCGAGCCGCTCTCCATGACCAGGATCAGGTCCGCGTCGCGGATCGTGGACAGCCGGTGCGCGATCACGAAGGACGTACGGCCGT harbors:
- a CDS encoding RNA polymerase sigma factor — its product is MRCTRPRSPVEVAPVQTQSLTVTVSPPAEVPAAEEPEPGAEADAVHEEEAEEPEEPEVLELMEKVPTPRKRPAEGSGGAGPSADLFRQYLREIGRIPLLTAVEEVELARRVEAGLFAEEKLGSGAPLDLQLTLDLDKLVVMGRMAKRRLIESNLRLVVSVAKRYVGRGLTMLDLVQEGNLGLIRAVEKFDYARGYKFSTYATWWIRQAMSRALADQARTIRVPVHVVELINRVVRVQRRMLQERGYEPTAEEVAVHLELTPERVLEVLRLAQEPVSLHAPVGEEDDVALGDLIEDGDAASPVESAAFFLLREHLEAVLSTLGERERKVVQLRYGLADGRPRTLEEIGRIFGVTRERIRQIESKTLNKLRDHAFADQLRGYLD
- a CDS encoding molybdopterin oxidoreductase family protein, whose protein sequence is MHKPDAVTAATATHCPYCALQCGMNLRPEPGGAGVLVEERADFPVNRGALCGKGRTAPAVLSSRVRLTEPLIRTHAGRLEPATWEEALDAVAEGLARTRRSYGADAVGVFGGGGLTNEKAYALGKFARIALGTSQIDYNGRFCMSSAAAAHQRAFGLDRGLPFPLEDIPRTGCVILVGSNPADTMPPALRFFRELRENGGTLIVVDPRRTRTAEQADLHLAPRPGTDLALALGLLHLVVAGGHTDEAFIAERTSGWEEARAGAMAHWPELVERITGVPVPKLREAVAMFCAPESAMVLTARGPEQQSKGVDTVGAWINLCLATGRAGRPLSGYGCLTGQGNGQGGREHGQKADQLPGYRKLTDPAARAHVAGIWGIDPDTLPGPGRSAYELLDALGGDVKALLLMGSNPVVSAPRAGHIEDRIRSLDFLAVADVVLSETAALADVVLPVTQWAEETGTTTNLEGRVLLRRRALTPPPGVRSDLEVLHGLATRLGMPKAFPTDAEEVFEELRRASAGGPADYSGITYARIEAEQGVFWPCPAEPGPAAEPHPGTPRLFLDRFATEDGRARFVPVTHRDAAEVPDAEYPLLLTTGRVVAQYQSGAQTRRVDELNEAAPGPFVELHPRLAARIGAVDGAPLAVTSRRGRAVAPARITDTIRADTVFMPFHWPGEGRANTLTNPALDPVSRMPEFKVCAVRVEPA
- a CDS encoding nucleotidyl transferase AbiEii/AbiGii toxin family protein, with product MSGQEWKPSIPGGPDDPAEAAAEQRRRRDERPRTLRTGDRGDPTAVAFDPALKHFSEAYRPLDPVIPEPAAREAWRSARRTAMDVALRAVGASGDADSVVLRGSMLMAQWFGKIAREPHDLDFVVVPADWMIEEDRTGRLLDAIAAGAERLAPYSGLVMPASEAVSEYIWTYERVPGRRLVLPWSAPGMRGGQVQLDFVFNEPLPALPEPVVVAGVPLLGATRELSLAWKLLWLAGDLYPQGKDLYDAVLLAEGCALPYPLLAEVFRLSGEFEVGGGGQPVPAPAHFEELARTDWAAFHTEYPTIPGSAESYAERLLAALAPTFAER